In Hydra vulgaris chromosome 06, alternate assembly HydraT2T_AEP, a genomic segment contains:
- the LOC136081489 gene encoding uncharacterized protein LOC136081489: protein MSKSEELVSIAMMRELLNIQKETILSFFHEALSNINERFDNFQSSFKEVRRELDEMKSGLNFVGDVFNDKARAVEEKINKVHDDLSNVRKMQGKISSDNIELKLKSVDIEDRNRRNNLRIDGVVENNEEKNWEITKKKVKQLFKDNLGIEKEIIIDRAHRVGVANDKRERTIVLKLRDYEDKKTILERARKLKGTNIFLNEDFSFTTRKIRKELFDQAKIHRQNGYFAKVVYNKLIVHEFRENTRNTDVIPTCVNE from the coding sequence aTGTCTAAATCAGAGGAGTTAGTTTCGATTGCTATGATGAGAGAGCTactaaatattcaaaaagaaacaattttgtctttttttcatGAAGCATTATCGAACATAAATGAGAGGTTTGATAACTTTCAATCTAGTTTTAAAGAAGTTCGGCGAGAACTCGACGAAATGAAATCTGGATTAAATTTTGTTGGCGATGTATTTAACGATAAAGCTAGAGCAGTTgaggaaaaaattaataaagttcacGACGATTTATCAAATGTACGAAAAATGCAGGGTAAAATATCTTCTGACAATAttgagttaaaattaaaaagcgtTGATATTGAAGACCGTAACAGAAGAAACAATTTAAGAATTGACGGGGTCGTtgaaaataatgaagaaaaGAATTGggaaatcacaaaaaaaaaggtaaagcaactatttaaagataatcttggtattgaaaaagaaattataattgATCGGGCTCATCGAGTGGGAGTAGCTAATGATAAACGAGAGCGAACAATTGTCTTGAAGCTCCGGGATTACGAggacaaaaaaacaattttggaaagagcaagaaaattaaaaggaaCTAATATCTTTCTAAACGAAGATTTTAGTTTTACCACGCGAAAAATTCGAAAGGAACTTTTTGATCAGGCGAAGATACATCGTCAAAATGGCTATTTTGCAAAAGTTGTTTACAACAAGCTGATTGTTCACGAATTTCGAGAAAACACCCGCAACACAGATGTTATTCCGACATGCGTAAACGAGTAA